Proteins from a single region of Gambusia affinis linkage group LG12, SWU_Gaff_1.0, whole genome shotgun sequence:
- the opn4.1 gene encoding melanopsin-like, protein MASHCPPAGNCTDQQKHLGMLVPTLGALQQLRPFPTVDVPAHAHYVIGCVILLVGVTGTLGNALVIYVFCRSKTLRTPSNLLVVNLAVADFLMSVTQSPVFFVASLHRRWVFGEFACELYAFCGALFGIASMMTLTAIAADRCLAITRPLALLGAVSRQRLSVVAVGVWVYSLGWSLPPFFGWSAYVPEGLQTSCSWDYMSFTVTVRTYTILLFLFVFFIPLAVIGSCYLAIFRAVRRAAQEVKRLSSGETTKAYERLRGEWRMARVALGVILLFVVSWSPYSAVALTATAGYAHLLTPYMNSVPAIIAKASAVHNPIIYAITHPKYRAAIGRHFPLLRAVLRLHEKDLHSSFSSSTASSRRTTLSGSPGVRLGAGVRTNGRWPQSRLSSASDSDSCWTESEADGSSAASTAINRRTSTQVSAEASDPAHMTHLIESGPTDSDSPEGGAAMAAKPLLAPI, encoded by the coding sequence ATGGCATCTCACTGCCCCCCGGCAGGAAACTGCACAGATCAGCAGAAACACCTCGGGATGCTCGTTCCCACCCTCGGCGCCCTGCAGCAGCTACGCCCGTTCCCTACTGTGGACGTTCCTGCGCATGCCCATTACGTCATCGGCTGTGTGATCCTGTTGGTGGGAGTGACGGGAACGCTGGGGAACGCTCTGGTCATCTACGTGTTCTGTCGTAGCAAGACGCTGCGGACACCCAGCAACCTGCTGGTGGTCAACCTGGCGGTGGCGGACTTCCTGATGTCGGTGACGCAATCTCCGGTCTTCTTCGTGGCCAGCCTGCACCGCCGCTGGGTGTTCGGAGAGTTCGCCTGCGAGCTCTATGCCTTCTGCGGCGCTCTGTTCGGCATCGCGTCCATGATGACGCTCACGGCCATCGCCGCGGACCGCTGCCTGGCCATCACGCGGCCGCTGGCGCTGCTGGGCGCAGTGAGCCGCCAGCGGCTCTCCGTGGTGGCCGTGGGGGTGTGGGTGTACTCGCTGGGCTGGAGTCTGCCGCCGTTCTTTGGGTGGAGTGCCTACGTCCCTGAAGGTCTACAGACGTCCTGCAGCTGGGATTACATGAGCTTCACGGTCACGGTGCGCACCTACACCATCCTGCTCTTCCTCTTCGTCTTCTTCATCCCTCTGGCCGTCATCGGCTCCTGCTACCTGGCCATCTTCAGGGCCGTGCGACGGGCGGCTCAGGAGGTGAAGAGGCTGAGCAGTGGCGAGACCACCAAGGCGTATGAGCGGCTGCGCGGCGAGTGGCGGATGGCCAGAGTGGCTCTGGGAGTGATTCTGCTCTTCGTCGTGTCCTGGTCGCCGTACTCTGCCGTCGCTCTGACCGCCACCGCTGGTTACGCCCACCTGCTGACCCCCTACATGAACTCGGTACCTGCAATCATCGCCAAGGCCTCCGCCGTCCACAACCCCATCATCTACGCCATCACACATCCAAAGTATCGTGCTGCCATTGGTCGACACTTCCCGCTGTTGCGTGCTGTGCTGCGGCTGCACGAAAAGGACCTGCACTCCTCGTTCAGCTCCAGCACCGCCTCGTCTCGCCGCACCACGCTCAGCGGTTCGCCAGGGGTCCGGCTGGGCGCCGGGGTCCGGACCAACGGACGCTGGCCGCAGAGCCGGCTGTCCTCAGCTTCTGACAGCGACTCCTGCTGGACGGAAAGCGAAGCTGACGGCTCCAGCGCAGCATCAACAGCCATCAACCGCCGGACATCCACCCAGGTGTCAGCTGAGGCGTCTGACCCCGCCCACATGACCCATCTGATTGAGTCTGGACCGACAGACAGCGACTCACCTGAAGGGGGCGCCGCCATGGCGGCAAAACCTCTGCTGGCTCCAATTTAA
- the si:dkey-154p10.3 gene encoding zinc finger protein 2 isoform X5 yields the protein MSWLVQRYSDISPVILQVVGGAMSSSLYCQQVEGLSQVESFLVELYRCKVCQFTSGLKAAISSHVLLRHHPPALTCLTEPDGQQVSQEGAEPESPYRLSLDGESKQSDEDEDFLLYDMLGDMSPPTCDISTEEGLQVAHTCEVSTLFEESSMFPLKGAPVELSCPATPPSTQEQTDQSAQSAHLMTLGLCRISSVRPPPADGRDQRVGEAPPPSRLPCPLCPLTLLSERLLDVHVRSHRAGGGFGCSRCGRTADSWEVLEPHCRRRCRRGRRRKRRSGRTGGCSSADWPSDKWRARQTAPQDPKRVELPDSRPSPIGRPLNVPGSAANQKAPCDPGSSVPSLTSLSQSGSSQVISPIRNQDQPGLTCSLCHSSRLKASLRQHLRTHTGEKPFRCAECPYASIDRSSLLRHSRTHSQVKPYRCQLCGYSSIQKKSLDLHARRHHTGEVFPCQQCEYSSPDRQLLLKHTRRRHAPSLLPAI from the exons ATGTCGTGGTTGGTGCAGCGCTACAGTGACATCAGCCCGGTGATTCTGCAGGTGGTGGGTGGAGCCATGAGCTCCAGCCTGTACTGCCAGCAGGTGGAGGGTCTGTCGCAGGTGGAGTCCTTCCTGGTGGAGCTCTACCGCTGCAAGGTGTGTCAGTTCACCTCCGGCCTGAAGGCGGCCATCAGCAGCCACGTTCTGCTGCGCCACCACCCCCCCGCCCTCACCTGCCTGACTGAACCTGACGGACAGCAGGTGAGCcaggagggggcggagccagaGTCGCCCTACCGGCTGAGTCTGGACGGAGAATCCAAGCAGAGCGACGAAGATGAGGACTTCCTGCTCTACGACATGCTGGGTGACATGAGCCCGCCCACCTGTGACATCAGCACAGAGGAGGGGCTTCAGGTGGCACACACCTGcgag GTCAGCACTCTGTTTGAGGAGTCCTCCATGTTCCCCCTGAAGGGGGCGCCGGTGGAGCTGTCCTGTCCAGCAACGCCTCCCTCCACCCAAGAGCAGACGGACCAGTCCGCCCAGTCCGCTCACCTCATGACCCTGGGACTCTGTCGGATCTCCTCCGTCAGGCCTCCTCCCGCCGACGGCCGAGACCAGAGGGTAGGAGAGGCTCCGCCCCCCAGCCGGCTGCCGTGTCCCCTCTGTCCCCTGACGCTCCTGTCAGAACGGCTGCTGGACGTCCACGTCCGGTCACACCGAGCTGGCGGTGGCTTTGGCTGCAGCCGCTGCGGCCGGACGGCCGACAGCTGGGAGGTGCTAGAGCCGCActgcaggaggcgctgcaggagaggaaggaggaggaagaggaggagtggcAGGACGGGTGGATGCTCTTCAGCTGATTGGCCTTCAGACAAGTGGAGGGCCCGGCAGACCGCACCACAAGACCCAAAGAGGGTGGAGCTTCCTGACAG CAGACCGTCTCCTATTGGTCGACCTCTGAATGTCCCCGgttcagcagccaatcagaaagcaccaTGTGATCCGGGGAGCTCCGTTCCCAGTCtgaccagtttgtcccagtctGGTTCGTCCCAGGTCATTTCACCAATCAGGAACCAGGATCAGCCGGGCCTCACCTGCTCTCTGTGCCACAG CAGCAGACTGAAGGCCTCGCTGAGGCAACACCTGAGGACTCACACAG GTGAGAAGCCGTTCAGGTGTGCTGAGTGTCCGTACGCCTCCATCGACCGCAGCTCCCTGCTCAGACACAGTAGGACTCACAGCCAGGTGAAGCCGTACCGCTGCCAGCTCTGTGGCTACAGCAG CATTCAGAAGAAGAGCCTGGACCTCCACGCTCGCCGTCATCACACAGGTGAAGTGTTTCCATGCCAACAGTGCGAATACTCCAGCCCAGACCGCCAACTGCTGCTGAAACACACACGAAGACGCCACGCCCCCTCCCTGCTCCCTGCAATCTGA
- the si:dkey-154p10.3 gene encoding zinc finger protein 574 isoform X1: protein MSWLVQRYSDISPVILQVVGGAMSSSLYCQQVEGLSQVESFLVELYRCKVCQFTSGLKAAISSHVLLRHHPPALTCLTEPDGQQVSQEGAEPESPYRLSLDGESKQSDEDEDFLLYDMLGDMSPPTCDISTEEGLQVAHTCEVSTLFEESSMFPLKGAPVELSCPATPPSTQEQTDQSAQSAHLMTLGLCRISSVRPPPADGRDQRVGEAPPPSRLPCPLCPLTLLSERLLDVHVRSHRAGGGFGCSRCGRTADSWEVLEPHCRRRCRRGRRRKRRSGRTGGCSSADWPSDKWRARQTAPQDPKRVELPDSRPSPIGRPLNVPGSAANQKAPCDPGSSVPSLTSLSQSGSSQVISPIRNQDQPGLTCSLCHRCSLYRKFSSKLTLRRHLGVHGAEKPFTCPHCPYSSRLKASLRQHLRTHTGEKPFRCAECPYASIDRSSLLRHSRTHSQVKPYRCQLCGYSSIQKKSLDLHARRHHTGEVFPCQQCEYSSPDRQLLLKHTRRRHAPSLLPAI, encoded by the exons ATGTCGTGGTTGGTGCAGCGCTACAGTGACATCAGCCCGGTGATTCTGCAGGTGGTGGGTGGAGCCATGAGCTCCAGCCTGTACTGCCAGCAGGTGGAGGGTCTGTCGCAGGTGGAGTCCTTCCTGGTGGAGCTCTACCGCTGCAAGGTGTGTCAGTTCACCTCCGGCCTGAAGGCGGCCATCAGCAGCCACGTTCTGCTGCGCCACCACCCCCCCGCCCTCACCTGCCTGACTGAACCTGACGGACAGCAGGTGAGCcaggagggggcggagccagaGTCGCCCTACCGGCTGAGTCTGGACGGAGAATCCAAGCAGAGCGACGAAGATGAGGACTTCCTGCTCTACGACATGCTGGGTGACATGAGCCCGCCCACCTGTGACATCAGCACAGAGGAGGGGCTTCAGGTGGCACACACCTGcgag GTCAGCACTCTGTTTGAGGAGTCCTCCATGTTCCCCCTGAAGGGGGCGCCGGTGGAGCTGTCCTGTCCAGCAACGCCTCCCTCCACCCAAGAGCAGACGGACCAGTCCGCCCAGTCCGCTCACCTCATGACCCTGGGACTCTGTCGGATCTCCTCCGTCAGGCCTCCTCCCGCCGACGGCCGAGACCAGAGGGTAGGAGAGGCTCCGCCCCCCAGCCGGCTGCCGTGTCCCCTCTGTCCCCTGACGCTCCTGTCAGAACGGCTGCTGGACGTCCACGTCCGGTCACACCGAGCTGGCGGTGGCTTTGGCTGCAGCCGCTGCGGCCGGACGGCCGACAGCTGGGAGGTGCTAGAGCCGCActgcaggaggcgctgcaggagaggaaggaggaggaagaggaggagtggcAGGACGGGTGGATGCTCTTCAGCTGATTGGCCTTCAGACAAGTGGAGGGCCCGGCAGACCGCACCACAAGACCCAAAGAGGGTGGAGCTTCCTGACAG CAGACCGTCTCCTATTGGTCGACCTCTGAATGTCCCCGgttcagcagccaatcagaaagcaccaTGTGATCCGGGGAGCTCCGTTCCCAGTCtgaccagtttgtcccagtctGGTTCGTCCCAGGTCATTTCACCAATCAGGAACCAGGATCAGCCGGGCCTCACCTGCTCTCTGTGCCACAG GTGTTCCCTCTACAGGAAGTTCTCCTCTAAGTTGACTCTGAGACGTCACCTGGGCGTCCACGGAGCAGAGAAACCCTTTACCTGTCCTCACTGTCCCTACAGCAGCAGACTGAAGGCCTCGCTGAGGCAACACCTGAGGACTCACACAG GTGAGAAGCCGTTCAGGTGTGCTGAGTGTCCGTACGCCTCCATCGACCGCAGCTCCCTGCTCAGACACAGTAGGACTCACAGCCAGGTGAAGCCGTACCGCTGCCAGCTCTGTGGCTACAGCAG CATTCAGAAGAAGAGCCTGGACCTCCACGCTCGCCGTCATCACACAGGTGAAGTGTTTCCATGCCAACAGTGCGAATACTCCAGCCCAGACCGCCAACTGCTGCTGAAACACACACGAAGACGCCACGCCCCCTCCCTGCTCCCTGCAATCTGA
- the si:dkey-154p10.3 gene encoding zinc finger protein 574 isoform X3 produces the protein MSWLVQRYSDISPVILQVVGGAMSSSLYCQQVEGLSQVESFLVELYRCKVCQFTSGLKAAISSHVLLRHHPPALTCLTEPDGQQVSQEGAEPESPYRLSLDGESKQSDEDEDFLLYDMLGDMSPPTCDISTEEGLQVAHTCEVSTLFEESSMFPLKGAPVELSCPATPPSTQEQTDQSAQSAHLMTLGLCRISSVRPPPADGRDQRVGEAPPPSRLPCPLCPLTLLSERLLDVHVRSHRAGGGFGCSRCGRTADSWEVLEPHCRRRCRRGRRRKRRSGRTGGCSSADWPSDKWRARQTAPQDPKRVELPDSRPSPIGRPLNVPGSAANQKAPCDPGSSVPSLTSLSQSGSSQVISPIRNQDQPGLTCSLCHRKFSSKLTLRRHLGVHGAEKPFTCPHCPYSSRLKASLRQHLRTHTGEKPFRCAECPYASIDRSSLLRHSRTHSQVKPYRCQLCGYSSIQKKSLDLHARRHHTGEVFPCQQCEYSSPDRQLLLKHTRRRHAPSLLPAI, from the exons ATGTCGTGGTTGGTGCAGCGCTACAGTGACATCAGCCCGGTGATTCTGCAGGTGGTGGGTGGAGCCATGAGCTCCAGCCTGTACTGCCAGCAGGTGGAGGGTCTGTCGCAGGTGGAGTCCTTCCTGGTGGAGCTCTACCGCTGCAAGGTGTGTCAGTTCACCTCCGGCCTGAAGGCGGCCATCAGCAGCCACGTTCTGCTGCGCCACCACCCCCCCGCCCTCACCTGCCTGACTGAACCTGACGGACAGCAGGTGAGCcaggagggggcggagccagaGTCGCCCTACCGGCTGAGTCTGGACGGAGAATCCAAGCAGAGCGACGAAGATGAGGACTTCCTGCTCTACGACATGCTGGGTGACATGAGCCCGCCCACCTGTGACATCAGCACAGAGGAGGGGCTTCAGGTGGCACACACCTGcgag GTCAGCACTCTGTTTGAGGAGTCCTCCATGTTCCCCCTGAAGGGGGCGCCGGTGGAGCTGTCCTGTCCAGCAACGCCTCCCTCCACCCAAGAGCAGACGGACCAGTCCGCCCAGTCCGCTCACCTCATGACCCTGGGACTCTGTCGGATCTCCTCCGTCAGGCCTCCTCCCGCCGACGGCCGAGACCAGAGGGTAGGAGAGGCTCCGCCCCCCAGCCGGCTGCCGTGTCCCCTCTGTCCCCTGACGCTCCTGTCAGAACGGCTGCTGGACGTCCACGTCCGGTCACACCGAGCTGGCGGTGGCTTTGGCTGCAGCCGCTGCGGCCGGACGGCCGACAGCTGGGAGGTGCTAGAGCCGCActgcaggaggcgctgcaggagaggaaggaggaggaagaggaggagtggcAGGACGGGTGGATGCTCTTCAGCTGATTGGCCTTCAGACAAGTGGAGGGCCCGGCAGACCGCACCACAAGACCCAAAGAGGGTGGAGCTTCCTGACAG CAGACCGTCTCCTATTGGTCGACCTCTGAATGTCCCCGgttcagcagccaatcagaaagcaccaTGTGATCCGGGGAGCTCCGTTCCCAGTCtgaccagtttgtcccagtctGGTTCGTCCCAGGTCATTTCACCAATCAGGAACCAGGATCAGCCGGGCCTCACCTGCTCTCTGTGCCACAG GAAGTTCTCCTCTAAGTTGACTCTGAGACGTCACCTGGGCGTCCACGGAGCAGAGAAACCCTTTACCTGTCCTCACTGTCCCTACAGCAGCAGACTGAAGGCCTCGCTGAGGCAACACCTGAGGACTCACACAG GTGAGAAGCCGTTCAGGTGTGCTGAGTGTCCGTACGCCTCCATCGACCGCAGCTCCCTGCTCAGACACAGTAGGACTCACAGCCAGGTGAAGCCGTACCGCTGCCAGCTCTGTGGCTACAGCAG CATTCAGAAGAAGAGCCTGGACCTCCACGCTCGCCGTCATCACACAGGTGAAGTGTTTCCATGCCAACAGTGCGAATACTCCAGCCCAGACCGCCAACTGCTGCTGAAACACACACGAAGACGCCACGCCCCCTCCCTGCTCCCTGCAATCTGA
- the si:dkey-154p10.3 gene encoding zinc finger protein 574 isoform X2: MSWLVQRYSDISPVILQVVGGAMSSSLYCQQVEGLSQVESFLVELYRCKVCQFTSGLKAAISSHVLLRHHPPALTCLTEPDGQQVSQEGAEPESPYRLSLDGESKQSDEDEDFLLYDMLGDMSPPTCDISTEEGLQVAHTCEVSTLFEESSMFPLKGAPVELSCPATPPSTQEQTDQSAQSAHLMTLGLCRISSVRPPPADGRDQRVGEAPPPSRLPCPLCPLTLLSERLLDVHVRSHRAGGGFGCSRCGRTADSWEVLEPHCRRRCRRGRRRKRRSGRTGGCSSADWPSDKWRARQTAPQDPKRVELPDRPSPIGRPLNVPGSAANQKAPCDPGSSVPSLTSLSQSGSSQVISPIRNQDQPGLTCSLCHRCSLYRKFSSKLTLRRHLGVHGAEKPFTCPHCPYSSRLKASLRQHLRTHTGEKPFRCAECPYASIDRSSLLRHSRTHSQVKPYRCQLCGYSSIQKKSLDLHARRHHTGEVFPCQQCEYSSPDRQLLLKHTRRRHAPSLLPAI, encoded by the exons ATGTCGTGGTTGGTGCAGCGCTACAGTGACATCAGCCCGGTGATTCTGCAGGTGGTGGGTGGAGCCATGAGCTCCAGCCTGTACTGCCAGCAGGTGGAGGGTCTGTCGCAGGTGGAGTCCTTCCTGGTGGAGCTCTACCGCTGCAAGGTGTGTCAGTTCACCTCCGGCCTGAAGGCGGCCATCAGCAGCCACGTTCTGCTGCGCCACCACCCCCCCGCCCTCACCTGCCTGACTGAACCTGACGGACAGCAGGTGAGCcaggagggggcggagccagaGTCGCCCTACCGGCTGAGTCTGGACGGAGAATCCAAGCAGAGCGACGAAGATGAGGACTTCCTGCTCTACGACATGCTGGGTGACATGAGCCCGCCCACCTGTGACATCAGCACAGAGGAGGGGCTTCAGGTGGCACACACCTGcgag GTCAGCACTCTGTTTGAGGAGTCCTCCATGTTCCCCCTGAAGGGGGCGCCGGTGGAGCTGTCCTGTCCAGCAACGCCTCCCTCCACCCAAGAGCAGACGGACCAGTCCGCCCAGTCCGCTCACCTCATGACCCTGGGACTCTGTCGGATCTCCTCCGTCAGGCCTCCTCCCGCCGACGGCCGAGACCAGAGGGTAGGAGAGGCTCCGCCCCCCAGCCGGCTGCCGTGTCCCCTCTGTCCCCTGACGCTCCTGTCAGAACGGCTGCTGGACGTCCACGTCCGGTCACACCGAGCTGGCGGTGGCTTTGGCTGCAGCCGCTGCGGCCGGACGGCCGACAGCTGGGAGGTGCTAGAGCCGCActgcaggaggcgctgcaggagaggaaggaggaggaagaggaggagtggcAGGACGGGTGGATGCTCTTCAGCTGATTGGCCTTCAGACAAGTGGAGGGCCCGGCAGACCGCACCACAAGACCCAAAGAGGGTGGAGCTTCCTGACAG ACCGTCTCCTATTGGTCGACCTCTGAATGTCCCCGgttcagcagccaatcagaaagcaccaTGTGATCCGGGGAGCTCCGTTCCCAGTCtgaccagtttgtcccagtctGGTTCGTCCCAGGTCATTTCACCAATCAGGAACCAGGATCAGCCGGGCCTCACCTGCTCTCTGTGCCACAG GTGTTCCCTCTACAGGAAGTTCTCCTCTAAGTTGACTCTGAGACGTCACCTGGGCGTCCACGGAGCAGAGAAACCCTTTACCTGTCCTCACTGTCCCTACAGCAGCAGACTGAAGGCCTCGCTGAGGCAACACCTGAGGACTCACACAG GTGAGAAGCCGTTCAGGTGTGCTGAGTGTCCGTACGCCTCCATCGACCGCAGCTCCCTGCTCAGACACAGTAGGACTCACAGCCAGGTGAAGCCGTACCGCTGCCAGCTCTGTGGCTACAGCAG CATTCAGAAGAAGAGCCTGGACCTCCACGCTCGCCGTCATCACACAGGTGAAGTGTTTCCATGCCAACAGTGCGAATACTCCAGCCCAGACCGCCAACTGCTGCTGAAACACACACGAAGACGCCACGCCCCCTCCCTGCTCCCTGCAATCTGA
- the si:dkey-154p10.3 gene encoding zinc finger protein 574 isoform X4: MSWLVQRYSDISPVILQVVGGAMSSSLYCQQVEGLSQVESFLVELYRCKVCQFTSGLKAAISSHVLLRHHPPALTCLTEPDGQQVSQEGAEPESPYRLSLDGESKQSDEDEDFLLYDMLGDMSPPTCDISTEEGLQVAHTCEVSTLFEESSMFPLKGAPVELSCPATPPSTQEQTDQSAQSAHLMTLGLCRISSVRPPPADGRDQRVGEAPPPSRLPCPLCPLTLLSERLLDVHVRSHRAGGGFGCSRCGRTADSWEVLEPHCRRRCRRGRRRKRRSGRTGGCSSADWPSDKWRARQTAPQDPKRVELPDRPSPIGRPLNVPGSAANQKAPCDPGSSVPSLTSLSQSGSSQVISPIRNQDQPGLTCSLCHRKFSSKLTLRRHLGVHGAEKPFTCPHCPYSSRLKASLRQHLRTHTGEKPFRCAECPYASIDRSSLLRHSRTHSQVKPYRCQLCGYSSIQKKSLDLHARRHHTGEVFPCQQCEYSSPDRQLLLKHTRRRHAPSLLPAI; the protein is encoded by the exons ATGTCGTGGTTGGTGCAGCGCTACAGTGACATCAGCCCGGTGATTCTGCAGGTGGTGGGTGGAGCCATGAGCTCCAGCCTGTACTGCCAGCAGGTGGAGGGTCTGTCGCAGGTGGAGTCCTTCCTGGTGGAGCTCTACCGCTGCAAGGTGTGTCAGTTCACCTCCGGCCTGAAGGCGGCCATCAGCAGCCACGTTCTGCTGCGCCACCACCCCCCCGCCCTCACCTGCCTGACTGAACCTGACGGACAGCAGGTGAGCcaggagggggcggagccagaGTCGCCCTACCGGCTGAGTCTGGACGGAGAATCCAAGCAGAGCGACGAAGATGAGGACTTCCTGCTCTACGACATGCTGGGTGACATGAGCCCGCCCACCTGTGACATCAGCACAGAGGAGGGGCTTCAGGTGGCACACACCTGcgag GTCAGCACTCTGTTTGAGGAGTCCTCCATGTTCCCCCTGAAGGGGGCGCCGGTGGAGCTGTCCTGTCCAGCAACGCCTCCCTCCACCCAAGAGCAGACGGACCAGTCCGCCCAGTCCGCTCACCTCATGACCCTGGGACTCTGTCGGATCTCCTCCGTCAGGCCTCCTCCCGCCGACGGCCGAGACCAGAGGGTAGGAGAGGCTCCGCCCCCCAGCCGGCTGCCGTGTCCCCTCTGTCCCCTGACGCTCCTGTCAGAACGGCTGCTGGACGTCCACGTCCGGTCACACCGAGCTGGCGGTGGCTTTGGCTGCAGCCGCTGCGGCCGGACGGCCGACAGCTGGGAGGTGCTAGAGCCGCActgcaggaggcgctgcaggagaggaaggaggaggaagaggaggagtggcAGGACGGGTGGATGCTCTTCAGCTGATTGGCCTTCAGACAAGTGGAGGGCCCGGCAGACCGCACCACAAGACCCAAAGAGGGTGGAGCTTCCTGACAG ACCGTCTCCTATTGGTCGACCTCTGAATGTCCCCGgttcagcagccaatcagaaagcaccaTGTGATCCGGGGAGCTCCGTTCCCAGTCtgaccagtttgtcccagtctGGTTCGTCCCAGGTCATTTCACCAATCAGGAACCAGGATCAGCCGGGCCTCACCTGCTCTCTGTGCCACAG GAAGTTCTCCTCTAAGTTGACTCTGAGACGTCACCTGGGCGTCCACGGAGCAGAGAAACCCTTTACCTGTCCTCACTGTCCCTACAGCAGCAGACTGAAGGCCTCGCTGAGGCAACACCTGAGGACTCACACAG GTGAGAAGCCGTTCAGGTGTGCTGAGTGTCCGTACGCCTCCATCGACCGCAGCTCCCTGCTCAGACACAGTAGGACTCACAGCCAGGTGAAGCCGTACCGCTGCCAGCTCTGTGGCTACAGCAG CATTCAGAAGAAGAGCCTGGACCTCCACGCTCGCCGTCATCACACAGGTGAAGTGTTTCCATGCCAACAGTGCGAATACTCCAGCCCAGACCGCCAACTGCTGCTGAAACACACACGAAGACGCCACGCCCCCTCCCTGCTCCCTGCAATCTGA